Proteins encoded within one genomic window of Saccharopolyspora pogona:
- a CDS encoding polysaccharide deacetylase family protein — protein MRNVRVGGVATAAVLLAVCAGCSGETGPAQPNAVVQPPAPPPAPPPAPPPLPAPESVRANELGDVPVLMYHRITPTPNSVYDRTPEDFRAELERLAAEDYVPVTATEYATGRSDVPAGKHPVVLTFDDGSIRQFTLDGAGEPAAGTGIRILLDVAAAHPGFRPVATCYVNDPPFEEPTGRRTLAWLHEHGFEIGNHTLDHANLGRTPDAEVRHQIAGMQRFITGAVPGVQVRSIALPLGVHPKNERLAADGSADGVDYHHDSVMLVGSNPAPSPWSADFDPANVPRIRSQGTTGQDAQYGSTAWLDKLAADPDRRYTSDGDPNRISAPADRKTAPSAAVGARLYEY, from the coding sequence ATGCGGAACGTTCGCGTCGGCGGCGTGGCGACGGCGGCGGTCCTGCTCGCGGTCTGCGCGGGGTGCAGCGGCGAAACCGGCCCGGCGCAACCCAATGCGGTCGTCCAACCGCCCGCGCCACCTCCCGCTCCACCGCCCGCTCCACCCCCGCTGCCGGCACCGGAATCGGTGCGCGCCAACGAGCTCGGCGACGTCCCGGTGCTCATGTACCACCGGATCACCCCCACGCCGAACAGCGTTTACGACCGCACACCGGAGGATTTCCGCGCGGAACTGGAGCGGCTGGCCGCCGAGGACTACGTGCCGGTGACCGCAACCGAATACGCCACCGGCCGGAGCGACGTCCCGGCCGGCAAGCACCCGGTGGTGCTCACCTTCGACGACGGCTCGATCAGACAGTTCACATTGGACGGTGCGGGCGAGCCGGCGGCGGGCACCGGCATCCGCATCCTGCTCGACGTCGCCGCCGCGCATCCAGGTTTCCGCCCGGTGGCGACCTGCTACGTCAACGATCCGCCGTTCGAGGAACCCACCGGTCGGCGCACCCTGGCCTGGCTGCACGAGCACGGCTTCGAGATCGGCAACCACACGCTCGACCACGCCAACCTCGGCCGCACCCCGGATGCCGAGGTGCGGCACCAGATCGCCGGGATGCAGCGGTTCATCACCGGTGCCGTGCCGGGCGTGCAGGTCCGGTCGATCGCGCTGCCGCTGGGCGTGCACCCGAAGAACGAGCGGCTGGCGGCGGACGGCTCGGCCGACGGGGTCGACTACCACCACGACAGCGTCATGCTGGTCGGTTCCAATCCCGCGCCGTCGCCGTGGTCGGCGGACTTCGACCCGGCCAACGTGCCCCGGATCCGCTCGCAGGGCACGACCGGTCAGGACGCGCAGTACGGCTCCACGGCGTGGCTGGACAAGCTCGCCGCCGACCCGGATCGCCGCTACACCTCGGACGGCGATCCGAACCGGATCTCCGCCCCGGCCGACCGGAAGACCGCGCCGTCGGCCGCGGTCGGCGCGCGGCTCTACGAGTACTGA
- a CDS encoding putative glycoside hydrolase, giving the protein MTDAGSSTARAKSVPADMPKSVVVVVGSLVVLLLGFLLLRSMSTEDVEIAGLPDHPIVPAEVGSIQIRTGSTDGVRVLIDGREVPTVDQQGARAVQVAGVPDGPHELRVVVPRSPSWLGSVTITRMFTVDSVPPVLQVEDSLRPDGPDKPVTVTGTVQDATRVEVAGKPAVPDPQGGFSAVVDRPDREVQVVATDAAGNRAERTMTVHIRHAGMRAVHLTGLAWTSGSLREPVLEMARQGKIDTVELDLKDESGEVVYDSAVPMAHQLGAVKGYYNARQVLDQLHGLGVRVVGRLVAFKDPVLGAASWHGGHPERVVQTAAGQPWTSGAYGSYAFTNFADPVVVRYNIDLAAEAAELGFDDVLYDYVRRPDGHIEQMRIPGLTTTPEAAIADFLRQTQTEVRSRGALLGASVFGISVDRPTEIAQDIRQISRYVDYVSPMVYPSHWAPGEFGVGNPNSQPYDIVVRSLAAFAKAVEGTDVQIIPWLQDFSLGVSYGPGEVSAQINAARANGMNSFLLWAPNCRYHDTALGPTG; this is encoded by the coding sequence ATGACGGATGCTGGTTCCAGCACGGCCCGCGCCAAGTCGGTGCCGGCCGACATGCCCAAATCTGTCGTGGTCGTGGTGGGCAGCCTGGTGGTGCTGCTTCTCGGCTTCCTGCTGCTGAGATCCATGTCCACGGAGGACGTTGAAATCGCAGGGTTACCGGACCATCCGATCGTGCCCGCCGAGGTGGGTTCGATCCAGATCCGGACCGGCAGCACCGATGGGGTGCGCGTACTGATCGACGGCAGGGAAGTTCCGACGGTCGACCAGCAAGGCGCACGAGCGGTGCAGGTGGCGGGCGTGCCGGACGGGCCGCACGAGTTGCGCGTCGTGGTGCCGCGCAGCCCGTCCTGGCTCGGTTCGGTCACCATCACCCGGATGTTCACAGTGGACAGTGTGCCGCCTGTGCTGCAGGTCGAGGACTCGCTGCGGCCGGACGGGCCGGACAAGCCGGTGACGGTCACCGGGACCGTGCAGGACGCCACCCGGGTGGAGGTGGCCGGCAAGCCCGCGGTGCCCGATCCGCAGGGCGGGTTCAGCGCGGTCGTCGACCGGCCGGACCGGGAGGTTCAGGTGGTCGCGACCGACGCGGCGGGCAACCGGGCCGAGCGGACCATGACCGTCCACATCAGACACGCCGGGATGCGCGCGGTGCACCTGACCGGGCTGGCCTGGACCAGCGGCTCGCTGCGCGAACCCGTCCTGGAGATGGCCCGGCAAGGCAAGATCGACACCGTCGAGCTGGACCTCAAGGACGAGAGCGGCGAGGTCGTCTACGACTCCGCGGTGCCGATGGCCCACCAGCTCGGCGCGGTCAAGGGCTACTACAACGCGAGGCAGGTCCTCGACCAGTTGCACGGCCTGGGCGTGCGGGTGGTCGGTCGGCTGGTCGCCTTCAAGGACCCGGTGCTGGGCGCGGCGTCCTGGCACGGGGGACACCCGGAGCGGGTCGTGCAGACCGCCGCCGGCCAGCCCTGGACCAGCGGCGCCTACGGCAGCTACGCGTTCACCAACTTCGCCGATCCCGTGGTCGTCCGGTACAACATCGACCTCGCCGCCGAAGCCGCCGAGCTGGGCTTCGACGACGTCCTCTACGACTACGTGCGGCGGCCCGACGGGCACATCGAGCAGATGCGCATCCCGGGCCTGACCACCACGCCGGAGGCCGCGATCGCCGACTTCCTGCGGCAGACCCAGACCGAGGTGCGGTCGCGGGGCGCGCTGCTGGGCGCGTCGGTGTTCGGCATCTCGGTGGACCGGCCGACCGAGATCGCCCAGGACATCCGGCAGATCTCGCGGTACGTGGACTACGTCTCGCCGATGGTGTACCCGTCGCACTGGGCTCCGGGGGAGTTCGGCGTCGGCAACCCCAACTCCCAGCCCTACGACATCGTGGTGCGTTCGCTGGCGGCGTTCGCCAAGGCGGTCGAGGGCACGGACGTGCAGATCATCCCGTGGCTGCAGGACTTCAGCCTCGGCGTCAGCTACGGCCCGGGCGAGGTGTCGGCGCAGATCAACGCGGCGCGGGCCAACGGCATGAACTCGTTCCTGCTCTGGGCCCCCAACTGCCGCTACCACGACACCGCCCTCGGCCCGACGGGCTAG
- the ggt gene encoding gamma-glutamyltransferase gives MPARPVRLTLGVITACALVAPMAQAAPGGPPEPPKQAEAIGFGGAVSSVDPYATQAGIEVLRRGGTATDAAVAVAAALGVTEPYSAGVGGGGFFVHYDAKTGAVETIDGRETAPAAAREDMFVESGKPIPFDQAVTSGLGVGVPGTLMTWQAALDHWGNKDLAEVLRPAEQLARKGFVVDETFRQQTEENQERFSAFPATRDLFLPGGKLPEVGSVLRNPDLARTYRALATEGIRALYNGEIGADVVKAVNQPPADPAANRQVRPGGMTVDDLSDYRTNEQAPTHVTYRGLDVYGMAPVSSGGTTVGEALKILERTDLAGADKTAYLHRFLESSKIGFADRNRWVGDPEFNDVPTDELLSEEFAASRACLISDDAVLQTPVAAGDPRSPQGCQAGTSGGVEPYEGPNTTHLTVADAQGNVVAYTLTIEQTGGSGIVVPGRGFLLNNELTDFNFTPVTPGQPDPNLPGPGKRPRSSMSPTIVLQDGKPLLAAGSPGGATIITTVLQVLTGRLDRGLSLVDAIAEPRASQRNAAQTEAEPGFLAQPEADKLKAIGHQFRTTGEIGSATGVERLPDGRWVAAAERERRGGGAAAVVVPTR, from the coding sequence ATGCCCGCGAGGCCCGTTCGACTCACCCTGGGTGTGATCACCGCGTGCGCCCTTGTCGCGCCGATGGCCCAGGCGGCCCCGGGCGGGCCACCTGAGCCGCCGAAGCAGGCCGAGGCGATCGGCTTCGGCGGTGCCGTGTCCAGCGTCGACCCGTACGCGACGCAGGCCGGGATCGAGGTGCTCCGGCGCGGCGGCACCGCCACCGACGCGGCGGTCGCGGTCGCTGCGGCCTTGGGCGTCACCGAGCCTTACTCGGCCGGCGTCGGCGGTGGCGGCTTCTTCGTGCACTACGACGCCAAGACCGGCGCGGTCGAGACGATCGACGGGCGGGAGACCGCGCCCGCCGCCGCCCGCGAGGACATGTTCGTGGAGAGCGGCAAGCCGATCCCGTTCGACCAGGCGGTCACCAGCGGGCTCGGCGTCGGCGTGCCCGGCACCCTGATGACCTGGCAGGCGGCGCTGGACCACTGGGGCAACAAGGACCTCGCCGAGGTGCTGCGCCCGGCCGAGCAGCTGGCCCGCAAGGGCTTCGTCGTCGACGAGACGTTCCGCCAGCAGACCGAGGAGAACCAGGAGCGCTTCAGCGCCTTCCCGGCGACCCGCGACCTGTTCCTGCCGGGCGGGAAGCTCCCCGAGGTCGGCAGCGTGCTGCGCAACCCCGACCTCGCCCGCACCTACCGGGCGCTGGCCACCGAAGGCATCCGCGCGCTGTACAACGGCGAGATCGGCGCCGACGTGGTCAAGGCGGTGAACCAGCCGCCGGCCGACCCGGCCGCGAACCGCCAGGTTCGTCCCGGTGGCATGACGGTCGACGACCTGAGCGACTACCGGACCAACGAGCAGGCGCCGACCCACGTGACCTACCGCGGGCTCGACGTCTACGGCATGGCCCCGGTCAGCTCGGGCGGCACGACCGTCGGCGAAGCGCTGAAGATCCTGGAGCGTACCGACCTCGCCGGCGCCGACAAGACCGCGTACCTGCACCGGTTCCTGGAGTCGAGCAAGATCGGCTTCGCCGACCGCAACCGCTGGGTGGGCGACCCGGAGTTCAACGACGTGCCCACCGACGAACTGCTCAGCGAGGAGTTCGCGGCCTCCCGAGCCTGCCTGATCAGCGACGACGCCGTGCTGCAGACGCCGGTCGCGGCCGGCGATCCGCGCAGCCCGCAGGGCTGCCAGGCGGGCACCTCCGGCGGCGTCGAGCCGTACGAGGGGCCGAACACGACGCACCTGACCGTGGCCGATGCCCAGGGCAACGTGGTGGCCTACACGCTGACCATCGAGCAGACCGGCGGCAGCGGGATCGTGGTGCCCGGTCGTGGCTTCCTGCTGAACAACGAGCTGACCGACTTCAACTTCACCCCGGTCACCCCCGGCCAGCCGGACCCGAACCTGCCTGGTCCGGGCAAGCGCCCGCGCAGCTCGATGAGCCCGACGATCGTGCTGCAGGACGGCAAGCCGCTGCTGGCGGCCGGCAGCCCGGGCGGCGCGACGATCATCACCACGGTCCTGCAGGTGCTCACCGGCCGCCTGGACCGCGGGCTGTCGCTGGTGGACGCCATCGCGGAGCCCCGCGCCTCGCAGCGCAACGCCGCGCAGACCGAGGCGGAGCCGGGATTCCTGGCCCAGCCGGAGGCGGACAAGTTGAAGGCCATCGGCCACCAGTTCAGGACGACCGGCGAGATCGGCTCGGCGACGGGCGTCGAACGGCTGCCCGACGGCCGCTGGGTCGCGGCGGCCGAGCGCGAACGCCGCGGCGGCGGCGCGGCGGCCGTGGTGGTCCCGACCCGCTGA
- the def gene encoding peptide deformylase produces the protein MTVQPIRLFGDPVLRTKADEVVDFDKELRTLVQDLWDTMQDRGGAGLAAPQLGVGLRVFTYHCDGFAGHLVNPTWTAVDDEEQFGQEGCLSIPGMYWDCLRAKHVVARGWNMHGEPVEVEGTDLLARCVQHETDHLDGVLFVDRLDEQTRKAALREIRQASWFDGNAPVIKESPHPLFGGR, from the coding sequence GTGACCGTCCAGCCGATCAGACTCTTCGGCGACCCCGTGTTGCGCACCAAAGCCGATGAGGTGGTCGACTTCGACAAGGAGCTGCGCACCCTCGTTCAGGACCTGTGGGACACCATGCAGGACCGGGGCGGCGCCGGACTGGCCGCGCCGCAGCTGGGCGTCGGCCTGCGGGTCTTCACCTACCACTGCGACGGGTTCGCCGGGCACCTGGTCAACCCCACGTGGACGGCGGTCGACGACGAGGAGCAGTTCGGCCAGGAGGGCTGCCTCTCCATACCCGGCATGTACTGGGACTGCCTGCGCGCCAAGCACGTGGTGGCCCGCGGCTGGAACATGCACGGCGAACCGGTCGAGGTCGAGGGCACCGACCTGCTCGCCCGGTGCGTCCAGCACGAAACCGACCACCTGGACGGCGTGCTGTTCGTCGACCGGCTCGACGAGCAGACCCGCAAGGCCGCGCTGCGCGAGATCCGCCAGGCCTCGTGGTTCGACGGCAACGCGCCGGTGATCAAGGAAAGCCCGCACCCGCTGTTCGGGGGTCGCTGA
- the fmt gene encoding methionyl-tRNA formyltransferase: MRVVFAGTPAPAVPALQALLDSDRHEVAAVITRPDAPAGRGRKLVRSPVGALADEHGIEVLTPARAAAPDFLQRLEELAPDCCPVVAYGALLREKALAIPKFGWVNLHFSLLPAWRGAAPVQAAIKHGDEFTGASTFRLVPELDAGPVYGVVTEQLRATDTAGELLDRLAVSGAGLLAATLDGIEDGTLRAEEQPNDGASYAPKVTVEDAKVDFAAPAAAVDRLIRSVTPDPGAWALLRDERFKLGPVSIVDDVEDGLAPGEIRVERRRVLVGTGTSAVALGEVQAAGKKRMAATDWARGTRIEQGERLK, encoded by the coding sequence ATGCGCGTGGTCTTCGCCGGCACGCCCGCCCCCGCGGTCCCCGCGCTGCAGGCGTTGCTGGATTCCGACCGGCACGAGGTCGCCGCGGTGATCACCCGGCCGGACGCCCCGGCCGGGCGCGGCCGCAAGCTGGTGCGTTCCCCCGTCGGGGCCCTCGCCGACGAGCACGGCATCGAGGTGCTCACCCCAGCCCGCGCCGCCGCCCCGGACTTCCTGCAGCGGCTGGAGGAGCTGGCCCCGGACTGCTGCCCGGTGGTGGCCTACGGCGCGCTGCTGCGGGAGAAGGCGCTGGCCATCCCGAAGTTCGGCTGGGTGAACCTGCACTTCTCGCTGCTGCCCGCGTGGCGCGGCGCCGCCCCGGTGCAGGCGGCCATCAAGCACGGCGACGAATTCACCGGGGCCAGCACCTTCCGGCTGGTGCCCGAGCTGGACGCCGGGCCGGTTTACGGCGTGGTGACCGAGCAACTGCGCGCCACCGACACCGCCGGTGAGCTGCTGGACCGGCTCGCGGTCTCCGGTGCCGGCCTGCTGGCCGCCACCCTGGACGGCATCGAGGACGGCACGCTGCGCGCCGAGGAGCAGCCGAACGACGGCGCCAGCTACGCGCCGAAGGTGACCGTCGAGGACGCCAAGGTCGACTTCGCCGCCCCGGCCGCCGCGGTGGACCGGCTGATCCGGTCGGTCACCCCGGATCCCGGCGCCTGGGCGCTGCTGCGCGACGAGCGGTTCAAGCTCGGCCCGGTGTCCATCGTGGACGACGTGGAAGATGGCCTGGCCCCCGGCGAGATCCGGGTGGAGCGGCGGCGCGTGCTGGTCGGCACCGGGACGTCGGCGGTCGCGCTGGGCGAGGTGCAGGCGGCCGGGAAGAAGCGGATGGCCGCCACCGACTGGGCCCGCGGAACCCGTATCGAGCAAGGAGAACGGCTCAAGTGA
- a CDS encoding RsmB/NOP family class I SAM-dependent RNA methyltransferase, which yields MNDRRHRPSRPAKARPPQRKSTPARPADIDPARLAAVETLRAVRERDAYANLALPPLLKQRRITGRDAALATELTYGTCRAQGLLDAVIDECSNRPLAELDPKLLDALRLGVYQLLRTRIPAHAAVASTVDIVRFENGSKLAGFANAVMRRAAESDEQDWVDKLAPARAEDQVGHLAMRYAHPRWIAQAFADALGVDELEAALAADDARPAVHLTARPGEISADELAAITGGDPAPYSPYGVRLEAGAGDPGDLEPVQEGFASVQDEGSQLAALALTRPEVEGSDLRWLDLCAGPGGKANLLGSLVTLDGGSLDAVEQAPHRADLVRKATEGLSVSVHVADGRDPGLEPGFDRVLVDAPCTGLGALRRRPEARWRRQPSDVGELTKLQRDLLISAIKLTRPGGVVAYVVCSPHLPETAGVVSDVVRRTGVEQLDARQYFPDVPDLGDGPGVQLWPHRHGTDAMYCALLRVPS from the coding sequence GTGAACGATCGCCGCCACCGGCCGTCCCGGCCGGCAAAGGCCCGCCCGCCGCAGCGCAAGTCCACCCCGGCCCGGCCGGCGGATATCGACCCGGCGCGCCTCGCCGCGGTAGAGACGCTGCGAGCGGTGCGGGAGCGCGACGCCTACGCCAACCTGGCGCTGCCGCCGCTGCTCAAGCAGCGCCGCATCACCGGCCGGGACGCCGCGCTGGCCACCGAGCTGACCTACGGCACCTGCCGGGCGCAGGGCCTGCTGGACGCCGTCATCGACGAGTGCAGCAACCGGCCGCTGGCCGAGCTGGACCCGAAGCTGCTCGACGCCCTGCGGCTCGGGGTCTACCAGCTACTGCGCACCCGGATCCCGGCGCACGCCGCCGTCGCATCCACTGTGGACATCGTGCGGTTCGAGAACGGCTCCAAGCTGGCCGGTTTCGCCAATGCCGTGATGCGCCGCGCCGCCGAGTCCGATGAGCAGGACTGGGTCGACAAGCTTGCCCCGGCGCGCGCCGAGGACCAGGTCGGCCACCTCGCGATGCGGTACGCGCACCCGCGGTGGATCGCGCAGGCCTTCGCGGATGCGCTCGGCGTCGACGAGCTGGAGGCGGCGCTGGCCGCCGACGACGCCCGGCCGGCGGTGCACCTGACCGCGCGCCCTGGCGAGATCAGCGCCGACGAGCTCGCCGCGATCACCGGCGGCGACCCCGCGCCGTACTCGCCGTACGGGGTGCGGCTGGAGGCGGGCGCGGGCGACCCCGGCGACCTGGAGCCGGTGCAGGAGGGCTTCGCCTCGGTTCAGGACGAAGGCAGCCAGCTGGCGGCGCTCGCGCTGACCCGGCCGGAGGTCGAGGGCTCGGACCTGCGCTGGCTGGACCTGTGCGCCGGGCCCGGCGGCAAGGCCAACCTGCTCGGTTCGCTGGTCACCCTCGACGGCGGCTCGCTCGACGCCGTCGAGCAGGCGCCGCACCGCGCTGACCTGGTGCGCAAGGCCACCGAGGGGCTCTCGGTGTCGGTGCACGTGGCCGACGGCCGCGACCCTGGCCTGGAGCCCGGCTTCGACCGCGTGCTGGTGGATGCTCCGTGCACCGGGCTGGGAGCGCTGCGGCGTCGCCCGGAGGCGCGGTGGCGGCGGCAGCCGTCGGACGTCGGGGAGCTAACGAAGTTGCAGCGCGACCTGCTGATCTCGGCGATCAAGCTGACCCGCCCGGGCGGCGTGGTGGCGTACGTCGTGTGCTCGCCGCACCTGCCGGAGACCGCGGGCGTGGTGTCCGACGTCGTGCGCCGCACCGGGGTCGAGCAGCTGGATGCGCGTCAGTACTTCCCGGACGTGCCGGACCTGGGCGACGGGCCGGGCGTGCAGCTCTGGCCGCACCGTCATGGGACCGACGCGATGTACTGCGCCCTGCTGCGGGTGCCGAGCTGA